A DNA window from Streptomyces sp. 71268 contains the following coding sequences:
- a CDS encoding type II toxin-antitoxin system CcdA family antitoxin: MSSTTRITVTLPSDQVAELRKLTDNVSGYVAEAVARQIRHQLLGDDLRRHEEEHGRFSDEELAEARAKIFGAGGASNGADAA, encoded by the coding sequence ATGTCCTCAACGACTCGCATCACCGTCACCCTGCCCAGTGACCAGGTGGCGGAGCTCCGCAAGCTCACGGACAACGTCTCCGGGTACGTGGCGGAGGCGGTCGCCCGGCAGATTCGACACCAGCTGCTGGGTGATGATCTGCGACGCCATGAAGAAGAACACGGGCGCTTCAGTGACGAGGAGCTGGCGGAGGCCCGCGCGAAGATCTTCGGTGCCGGCGGCGCCTCCAACGGCGCGGACGCGGCGTGA
- a CDS encoding PIN domain-containing protein has translation MSERVESVVLDSEGLSAWIAQDRKFLALLQVFHDMGADLVVGANTIVEVIHSRTNIPRLNWALSRIKVEPVTEQAARAAAELLKGAGLHGHKYAIDATVAEVALRQPKPVALLTSDSDDMTKLCGSQVRIIPL, from the coding sequence GTGAGTGAGCGCGTCGAGAGCGTCGTCCTGGACTCGGAAGGGCTTTCCGCCTGGATCGCGCAGGACCGTAAGTTCCTCGCGTTGTTGCAGGTGTTCCACGACATGGGGGCCGACCTCGTCGTCGGGGCGAACACCATCGTGGAAGTCATCCACTCCCGTACCAACATCCCGCGCCTGAACTGGGCCCTGTCCCGCATCAAGGTGGAGCCGGTCACCGAGCAGGCGGCGAGGGCCGCGGCGGAACTCCTCAAGGGCGCCGGGCTACACGGGCACAAGTACGCCATCGACGCCACGGTGGCCGAGGTCGCGCTGCGTCAGCCGAAACCGGTAGCCCTGCTGACGTCCGACAGTGACGACATGACAAAGCTCTGCGGCAGCCAGGTTCGGATCATTCCGCTCTGA
- a CDS encoding ATP-binding protein produces the protein MHRFIGRERELRVLGAALAKVREGGGSQKPGECVLLRGRRRVGKSSLVEEFLGRAEVPYLFFTAAGGSAEDELTELLDAVASSTLPERSLFAEEAPTQWNAAFRLLAEILPDDSPSVVVLDEVPYLMDRIDAFEGMLQRAWDRLLSRKPVLLLLVGSDLSMMEALNSYDRPFHQRGREMVLGPLNPHDIADMLDLEPAAAFDAALVTGGLPLVCAEWPRGASLWEFLRASLDNPISALLVSAERSLAAEFPPQAMSREVLRAIGSGERTFTNIARAAGGIAHTTLTRATDLLTAKRVVAAELPVSLRPSKERRYRVADPYLRFWLAFLDPHMAEIERMRGDLTLRRIQEQWTSWRGRAVEPLVRESLARLLPDSDLPAAPAVGGYWTRSNDVEIDLVGADRQPVARELLFLGSVKWLENSSFDSHDLAALHKHRAAVTDDPVPLIAVSRGGVACAGLQATYGPEELLTAWRGD, from the coding sequence ATGCATCGATTCATCGGGCGCGAGCGGGAGCTGCGGGTGCTGGGCGCGGCCCTTGCGAAGGTCCGCGAGGGGGGCGGGTCCCAGAAGCCCGGCGAGTGTGTCCTGCTGCGTGGGCGGCGTCGCGTCGGGAAGTCGAGCCTGGTCGAGGAGTTCCTCGGGCGGGCCGAGGTCCCGTACCTCTTCTTCACCGCGGCGGGGGGATCAGCCGAGGATGAGCTGACGGAGCTGCTCGACGCTGTCGCCTCCTCCACGCTGCCGGAGCGGTCCCTGTTCGCCGAGGAGGCTCCGACGCAGTGGAACGCCGCGTTTCGCCTGCTGGCGGAGATCCTGCCCGACGACAGCCCGAGCGTGGTCGTGCTGGATGAGGTCCCCTACCTCATGGACCGGATCGACGCCTTCGAGGGGATGCTGCAGCGGGCCTGGGACCGGCTGCTCAGCCGCAAGCCGGTGCTCCTGCTCCTGGTCGGCTCCGATCTGTCGATGATGGAGGCCCTGAACAGTTACGACCGCCCCTTCCACCAGCGCGGGCGCGAGATGGTCCTGGGCCCGCTCAATCCCCACGACATCGCTGACATGCTCGACCTGGAGCCCGCGGCCGCGTTCGACGCGGCGCTGGTGACCGGCGGCCTGCCCCTCGTCTGCGCCGAGTGGCCCCGGGGTGCCTCGCTGTGGGAGTTCCTCCGCGCCTCGCTCGACAATCCCATCTCCGCCCTGCTGGTCTCCGCCGAGCGGTCACTGGCCGCCGAGTTCCCTCCCCAGGCGATGAGCCGGGAGGTGCTGCGTGCGATCGGGAGCGGTGAGCGCACGTTCACCAACATCGCCCGGGCGGCCGGTGGTATCGCCCATACGACCCTCACCCGGGCCACCGACCTCCTGACGGCCAAGCGCGTGGTCGCGGCCGAACTCCCCGTCTCCCTCAGGCCGTCCAAGGAGCGCCGCTACCGGGTCGCCGACCCGTACCTGCGCTTCTGGCTGGCGTTCCTCGACCCCCACATGGCGGAGATCGAGCGCATGCGCGGTGACCTGACCCTGCGGCGGATCCAAGAGCAGTGGACCAGTTGGCGAGGGCGGGCCGTCGAGCCGCTCGTACGAGAGTCCCTCGCCAGGCTCCTGCCTGACAGCGACCTGCCCGCCGCCCCGGCCGTCGGCGGGTACTGGACCCGCAGCAACGATGTCGAGATCGACCTGGTCGGCGCCGACCGTCAGCCGGTGGCCAGGGAACTGCTCTTCCTCGGGTCGGTCAAGTGGCTGGAGAACTCGTCGTTCGACAGCCACGATCTCGCCGCACTGCACAAGCACCGGGCGGCGGTCACCGATGACCCCGTGCCCCTGATCGCGGTTTCTCGCGGCGGCGTCGCCTGCGCCGGGCTTCAGGCGACGTACGGCCCGGAGGAACTGCTCACCGCGTGGCGCGGAGACTGA
- a CDS encoding AraC family transcriptional regulator, whose amino-acid sequence MDVFDELLRGVRGKGAVFGRSVLWPPWSLRFTDGAYLTLCIPMRGAGWIVPETGDARHVALGEAAIVRGPAPFTFTDDPANVTAAAGASGTAGVSAGAGAAGVREVRWGEDAPDAVDRGLEFDCATVLLAAAYDVREELPQRLLRALPPVLVVPDEQDCSPMRDYLEAQIGGGRPGHQIVLDRLLDWLLVCTLRDWFDRPEAEPPGWYGALGDAVAGPALRAMHEDPAHPWTTAELAGRAGVSRTTLAKRFTELVGTGPVAYLTEWRMTLAADLLTRPELTVAAVARRVGYADAFGFSAAFKRLRGESPSAYRRAAAAAHAAERVVPAS is encoded by the coding sequence ATGGACGTGTTCGACGAACTGCTGCGGGGCGTGCGGGGCAAGGGTGCGGTGTTCGGGCGTTCGGTGTTGTGGCCGCCGTGGTCGCTCCGGTTCACCGACGGCGCGTACCTGACCCTGTGCATCCCGATGCGTGGCGCCGGCTGGATCGTGCCGGAGACCGGGGACGCACGGCACGTGGCGCTCGGTGAGGCCGCGATCGTCCGGGGGCCCGCGCCGTTCACCTTCACCGACGACCCGGCGAACGTCACGGCGGCGGCGGGCGCGTCGGGGACGGCGGGCGTGTCGGCGGGGGCGGGCGCGGCGGGCGTACGGGAGGTGCGCTGGGGCGAGGACGCGCCGGACGCCGTGGACCGGGGCCTGGAGTTCGACTGCGCCACCGTGCTGTTGGCCGCCGCGTACGACGTACGGGAGGAACTTCCGCAGCGGCTGCTGCGGGCCCTGCCGCCGGTCCTGGTGGTCCCCGACGAGCAGGACTGCTCGCCGATGCGTGACTACCTGGAGGCGCAGATCGGCGGCGGCCGGCCGGGGCACCAGATCGTGCTCGATCGGCTGCTGGACTGGTTGCTGGTGTGCACGCTGCGGGACTGGTTCGACCGTCCGGAGGCGGAGCCGCCCGGGTGGTACGGCGCGCTCGGTGACGCGGTGGCGGGGCCCGCCCTGCGCGCGATGCACGAGGACCCGGCGCACCCGTGGACGACGGCGGAGCTGGCCGGCCGGGCGGGGGTCTCGCGGACGACGTTGGCGAAGCGGTTCACGGAGCTGGTCGGGACCGGGCCGGTGGCCTACCTCACCGAGTGGCGGATGACGCTCGCCGCCGATCTGCTGACCCGCCCGGAGCTGACGGTGGCGGCGGTGGCCCGCCGGGTCGGGTACGCGGACGCGTTCGGCTTCAGCGCGGCGTTCAAGCGGCTCCGGGGCGAGAGCCCGAGCGCGTACCGGCGGGCGGCCGCCGCCGCGCACGCGGCGGAGCGCGTCGTTCCGGCGAGTTGA
- a CDS encoding SDR family oxidoreductase: protein MGGSPLEHRTVVVTGAARGIGAALAREAADRGARLALLGHEPAALRAVADSLPTAALPLTVDVTDQAALDAAAREVRRRLGPASVVIANAGIAEGGPFATSDPRSWHRVIDVNLVGSAQTARAFLPDLFTTAGHYLQVASLASIGAAPLLSAYCAAKSGVEAFAHALRAEVAHERVSVGIAYLNWIATDMIRDLDEYAVLRELRARMPPPVRRSTPPEPVAARLIRSVERRRTAVYVPGWLRLTQPVRAAVPSAVLRLSRRELPRLQATAPWRPTGPLGTGGQADQAAASRED, encoded by the coding sequence ATGGGCGGCAGTCCGCTCGAACACCGCACGGTGGTGGTGACCGGGGCGGCGCGCGGCATCGGCGCGGCCCTGGCCCGGGAGGCCGCCGACCGGGGCGCCCGCCTCGCGCTGCTGGGGCACGAGCCGGCCGCCCTGCGCGCGGTGGCCGACTCCCTGCCCACCGCCGCCCTGCCGCTGACGGTCGACGTGACCGACCAGGCGGCACTCGACGCGGCGGCTCGCGAGGTACGCCGACGACTCGGGCCCGCCTCGGTGGTGATCGCGAACGCGGGCATCGCCGAGGGCGGCCCGTTCGCCACATCCGATCCCCGGTCGTGGCACCGCGTCATCGACGTCAACCTCGTCGGCAGCGCCCAGACCGCCCGGGCCTTCCTGCCCGACCTGTTCACCACGGCGGGCCACTACCTCCAGGTGGCGTCCCTGGCGTCCATCGGCGCGGCGCCCCTGCTGAGCGCCTACTGCGCGGCCAAGTCGGGCGTGGAGGCGTTCGCGCACGCGCTCCGCGCCGAGGTGGCGCACGAGCGGGTCAGCGTGGGCATCGCGTACCTCAACTGGATCGCCACCGACATGATCCGCGACCTCGACGAGTACGCCGTCCTGCGCGAACTGCGGGCCCGCATGCCCCCGCCGGTCCGCCGGAGCACGCCGCCCGAGCCGGTGGCCGCCCGGTTGATCCGCTCCGTGGAACGCCGCCGCACCGCCGTCTACGTGCCCGGTTGGCTCCGCCTCACCCAGCCGGTGCGCGCCGCCGTACCCTCAGCCGTCCTCCGCCTCTCCCGCCGCGAACTCCCCCGCCTCCAGGCAACCGCCCCCTGGCGCCCCACCGGCCCCCTGGGCACCGGCGGCCAGGCCGACCAGGCCGCCGCCTCCCGGGAGGACTGA
- a CDS encoding NAD(P)/FAD-dependent oxidoreductase yields MTPGTTTDAVVIGAGPNGLVAANLLADAGWNVLVLEEQPEPGGAVRHDQGVDPAFTNDLFSSFYPLAAASPVLAGLRLQDHGLRWSHAPHVLAHPLSDGSCAVLDRRVDTTAASLDAFAPGDGDAWRRLHDAWDRVRPDLLDALFTPFPPVRAGARLALRLRAAGGLRLARMFTLPVRRMGEEEFTGQGGRLLLAGNALHADLAPESAGSGGFGWLMAMLGQTYGFPVPVGGSGALTRALVRRLESLGGQVRCGQRVESVVVRDGRAVGVRTAGGETVEAGRAVLADVSAPALYGDLVAPAHLPDQLLSDLRRFQWDFATFKVDWALDGPVPWRAEQAARAGTVHVADGVNELTRFAAQIAMRQVPDRPFLLFGQMTRSDPSRSPQGTEAAWAYTHVPHKITGDAGDQGITGDWHPDARNRMADRVEQQVERFAPGFRALIRARRVLAPPTLQAMDANLMNGALNSGTTALHQQLVFRPVPGLGRPETPVAGLFLASASAHPGGGVHGAPGANAARAALRRHLPPGLARAQRLLTARDRTGRKR; encoded by the coding sequence GTGACGCCGGGGACGACGACGGACGCCGTGGTCATCGGCGCCGGGCCCAACGGCCTGGTGGCCGCCAACCTGCTGGCCGACGCCGGTTGGAACGTCCTGGTCCTGGAGGAACAGCCCGAACCCGGCGGGGCGGTCCGCCACGACCAGGGGGTCGACCCCGCGTTCACCAACGACCTGTTCAGCTCCTTCTACCCGCTGGCCGCCGCCTCCCCCGTACTGGCCGGGCTCCGGCTCCAGGACCACGGCCTGCGCTGGAGCCACGCGCCGCACGTGTTGGCGCACCCGCTCAGCGACGGCTCGTGCGCCGTGCTTGACCGGCGCGTCGACACCACCGCCGCGTCCCTCGACGCCTTCGCGCCCGGCGACGGGGATGCCTGGCGGCGGCTGCACGACGCGTGGGACCGGGTGCGCCCCGACCTGCTGGACGCGTTGTTCACCCCGTTCCCACCGGTGCGGGCCGGCGCCCGGCTGGCGCTGCGGCTCCGCGCGGCCGGCGGGCTGCGCTTGGCGCGCATGTTCACGCTGCCGGTGCGCCGGATGGGCGAGGAGGAGTTCACCGGCCAGGGCGGCAGGCTGCTGCTGGCCGGCAACGCGCTGCACGCCGACCTCGCCCCGGAATCGGCCGGCAGCGGCGGCTTCGGCTGGCTGATGGCCATGCTCGGCCAGACCTACGGCTTCCCCGTGCCCGTCGGCGGCTCCGGCGCCCTGACTCGGGCCCTGGTCCGGCGCCTGGAGTCGCTGGGCGGGCAGGTTCGCTGCGGGCAGCGCGTCGAGTCCGTGGTGGTACGGGACGGGCGCGCGGTGGGCGTACGGACGGCGGGCGGCGAGACCGTCGAGGCCGGCCGGGCGGTGCTCGCGGACGTGTCCGCCCCCGCCCTCTACGGCGACCTTGTCGCCCCGGCGCACCTGCCCGACCAACTCCTGTCCGACCTGCGACGCTTCCAGTGGGACTTCGCGACCTTCAAGGTGGACTGGGCGCTGGATGGCCCGGTGCCCTGGCGGGCCGAACAGGCGGCGCGGGCCGGGACCGTGCACGTGGCCGACGGCGTGAACGAACTGACGCGCTTCGCCGCCCAGATCGCCATGCGCCAGGTCCCCGACCGCCCCTTCCTGCTGTTCGGCCAGATGACCCGGTCCGACCCCAGCCGCTCGCCCCAGGGCACCGAGGCGGCCTGGGCCTACACCCACGTTCCACACAAGATCACCGGGGACGCCGGCGACCAGGGCATCACGGGCGACTGGCACCCCGACGCGCGCAACCGCATGGCGGACCGCGTCGAGCAGCAGGTGGAGCGGTTCGCGCCGGGCTTCCGCGCGCTGATCCGCGCCCGCCGCGTCCTGGCGCCGCCCACCCTCCAGGCAATGGACGCCAACCTGATGAACGGCGCCCTCAACAGCGGCACGACCGCCCTCCACCAACAGTTGGTCTTCCGCCCCGTACCGGGCCTCGGCCGCCCCGAGACCCCCGTGGCGGGCCTGTTCCTCGCCTCCGCCAGCGCCCACCCGGGCGGCGGCGTACACGGCGCCCCCGGCGCCAACGCCGCCCGCGCCGCCCTCCGCCGCCACCTCCCACCCGGCCTGGCTCGCGCCCAACGCCTCCTCACGGCCCGCGACCGCACCGGCCGAAAACGCTGA
- a CDS encoding SRPBCC family protein: protein MAVRHRLIKAPPSTVWAVLADGSRYAEWVVGTSSSRPIHGHWPQTDAAIGYEVRIGPVSLNNRTTVRFCEEGSRLELEAHAGALGTARIAIELRPWGEHCLVLVDEHPLQGAGGWLHNAAFEPLIHLRHRAMLGRLAGLCEADDDRRREHGRAPTTTPATTAGPQGE from the coding sequence TTGGCTGTTCGCCATCGCCTGATCAAAGCCCCGCCGAGCACCGTGTGGGCCGTGCTCGCCGACGGCTCCCGCTACGCGGAATGGGTGGTGGGGACGTCCTCCTCACGCCCGATCCACGGCCACTGGCCCCAGACGGACGCGGCCATCGGCTACGAGGTGCGCATCGGCCCCGTCTCGCTGAACAACCGGACGACCGTCCGCTTCTGCGAGGAGGGCAGCCGGCTGGAGCTGGAGGCCCACGCCGGCGCCCTGGGCACCGCGCGCATCGCGATCGAGCTGCGGCCGTGGGGCGAGCACTGCCTCGTCCTGGTCGACGAACACCCGTTGCAGGGGGCGGGCGGCTGGCTGCACAACGCGGCGTTCGAGCCGCTGATCCACCTGCGCCACCGGGCGATGCTCGGCCGGCTCGCCGGGCTCTGCGAGGCCGACGACGACCGGCGGCGGGAACACGGCCGGGCGCCGACCACGACACCGGCCACCACCGCCGGCCCGCAGGGCGAGTGA
- a CDS encoding AraC family transcriptional regulator — MDVLAEVLRVSGARGALGVVVEAGGSWGLWLDGAPGAALHVVSRGTVWLHTTGQRPLKVRAGDAVLAPPGTAHGLAGAASVTMGSCDREAAARAMGDGRALRLGSAPPHTEVIVLHYEQDPEVSTPVLTSLARPMHVTAGQNAQFSRTVELLAAELAEPQLGTTAAINSIVDLLLVQFVRAWLARHPEERSTSWLGAMRDPVVRDALAHVHARPEHPWTTHSLAAATSVSRATLTRHFRSALGQTPGAYVTRWRLDLAAVRLRDTDEPVESISGAVGYASPHAFSRAFRRARGTAPGEYRARLRPPR; from the coding sequence ATGGACGTGCTGGCGGAGGTCTTGCGGGTGTCGGGCGCGCGGGGCGCGCTGGGCGTCGTGGTGGAGGCCGGCGGGAGCTGGGGCCTGTGGCTGGACGGCGCGCCGGGAGCGGCGCTGCACGTGGTCTCCCGTGGCACGGTCTGGCTCCACACCACGGGCCAGCGGCCACTTAAGGTGCGGGCCGGGGACGCCGTACTCGCGCCCCCCGGCACCGCGCACGGACTCGCCGGCGCCGCCAGCGTGACGATGGGCTCCTGCGACCGCGAGGCGGCGGCCCGGGCCATGGGTGACGGCCGGGCGCTGCGGCTGGGCTCGGCGCCGCCGCACACGGAGGTGATCGTCCTGCACTACGAGCAGGACCCGGAGGTGAGCACGCCGGTGCTCACCTCGCTCGCCCGGCCGATGCACGTCACGGCCGGCCAGAACGCGCAGTTCAGCAGGACCGTCGAACTCCTCGCCGCGGAGCTGGCGGAGCCGCAGCTCGGCACCACCGCCGCGATCAACAGCATCGTGGACCTGCTGCTCGTCCAGTTCGTACGCGCCTGGCTGGCCCGCCACCCCGAGGAGCGGTCCACCTCGTGGCTGGGCGCGATGCGTGACCCGGTCGTACGCGACGCCCTGGCACACGTGCACGCCCGGCCGGAGCACCCCTGGACCACCCACTCCCTGGCCGCCGCGACGAGCGTCTCCCGGGCGACACTGACCAGGCACTTCCGGTCCGCCCTCGGACAGACGCCGGGCGCGTACGTGACGCGGTGGCGGCTCGACCTGGCGGCCGTCCGGCTCCGCGACACCGACGAGCCGGTCGAGTCGATCTCCGGCGCCGTCGGCTACGCCTCCCCGCACGCCTTCAGCCGCGCCTTCCGACGCGCCCGGGGCACGGCCCCGGGGGAGTACCGCGCCCGCCTGCGCCCTCCGAGGTAG
- a CDS encoding zinc-binding dehydrogenase, whose protein sequence is MRALVVARGEAGPVRFADVDEPVPSVGEAVVEVRHIALNFGELNYLHLWPDGAVHGHDAAGVVVRAAADGSGPPVGARVALGMTPHAWAERVAVSPGWLGTVPDGVELADAAALGIAGVTALRVLRKRSLLARNVLVTGASGGVGHFAVQLAALAGARVTALVGSPGRAAGLRELGADAVLTDPAELAATEDLFDLVLDTVGGPLVAQAWNRLAEGGTIHLVGCSSGEATTFPPEALFGFGEPRTIATYGDRTSTSGELTDLLGLVAAGRLTVPVGLRGDWREVGDAVRALFARTVHGKVVLDVA, encoded by the coding sequence ATGCGCGCACTTGTCGTTGCCCGGGGTGAAGCCGGGCCTGTCCGGTTCGCCGATGTCGATGAGCCCGTACCGTCCGTCGGGGAGGCGGTGGTGGAGGTGCGGCACATCGCGCTCAACTTCGGGGAGCTGAACTACCTGCACCTGTGGCCGGACGGCGCCGTGCACGGGCACGACGCGGCCGGGGTCGTGGTGCGGGCCGCCGCCGACGGCTCGGGGCCGCCGGTGGGGGCGCGCGTCGCGCTGGGCATGACGCCCCACGCGTGGGCGGAGCGGGTGGCCGTGAGCCCCGGCTGGCTCGGCACCGTGCCCGACGGCGTGGAGCTGGCCGACGCCGCCGCGCTGGGCATCGCCGGGGTCACCGCGCTGCGGGTGCTGCGCAAGCGGTCCCTGTTGGCCCGGAACGTGCTGGTCACCGGCGCCAGCGGTGGCGTGGGGCACTTCGCCGTCCAGTTGGCGGCGCTGGCCGGGGCCCGGGTGACGGCGCTCGTCGGTTCGCCGGGCCGGGCCGCCGGGCTGCGCGAACTCGGCGCCGACGCGGTCCTGACCGACCCGGCCGAGCTGGCCGCCACCGAGGACCTGTTCGACCTCGTCCTGGACACGGTCGGCGGGCCGCTGGTGGCCCAGGCGTGGAACCGGCTCGCCGAGGGCGGCACCATTCACCTGGTCGGTTGCTCGTCGGGGGAGGCGACCACGTTCCCGCCGGAGGCCCTGTTCGGCTTCGGCGAACCCCGCACCATCGCCACCTACGGCGACCGGACCTCGACCAGCGGCGAGCTGACGGACCTGCTGGGCCTGGTCGCCGCCGGCCGGCTCACGGTCCCGGTCGGCCTGCGCGGCGACTGGCGGGAGGTGGGCGACGCCGTGCGGGCGCTGTTCGCGCGCACGGTGCACGGAAAGGTCGTGCTCGACGTGGCCTGA